Genomic DNA from Verrucomicrobiota bacterium:
CGTCGTGGTTCCGCCTCGCTTCGGCCCGTTTCCCGAACCCGAACTTCTGCCGCTCCTCGAAGGCGTGGATGCCGTGCTGTGCAGCCCGGACCAGTATTCCGATTCGGCGTTGCGGTCCCCTCAAGCCGCGCGCTTGAAAATCATTTCCCGGTGGGGCGTCGGTTACGATTCCATCGACATCGCAGCGGCGACGCGGCAGGGCATCGCCGTGGCCTATGTGCCCGGCCTGCTGAACGAAACCGTCGCCGACTACACGTTCGCGATGCTCCTGGCCTTGGCGCGGCGTGTTCACGAAGGCCACGCGTGGATGGCGAAGGGCGATTGGAAACTTTTTTGGGGCAGTGACGTTTCGGGAAAGGCGCTCGGCATCATCGGCTGCGGGCGCATCGGCCAAGCCGTGGCGCGCCGCGCCGCCGGATTCAACTTGAAACTCCTGGGCTACGACCTCGTGCAAATGCCCGAAGCCGAGAAACTGGGAATCCGCATGGTCTCGCTGGACACGCTGCTCGCGGAAAGCGATTTCGTCACGCTCCACGCGGCGCTCACTCCGCAAAGCCGCGGCCTCATCGGCGAAGCGCAGCTCCGCAAAATGCAAAAGAGCGCCTTCCTGATCAACGCCGGACGCGGCGCGTTGATCGACGAAGCGGCGTTGGTCCGCGCACTGCAAGAAGGCTGGATCGCGGGCGCGGCGCTGGACACGTTCGCGAAGGAACCGCTGCCCTCGGATCACCCGCTGCGCTTCGCCCCAAACGTCTTGCTCACACCGCACCTCGCGTCCTTCGCCCGTGAAAACGGCATGCGCGTCAGCCTGGCGGCGGCTCAGGCGATTCTGGATCTGATGAATGGGAAACGGCCGCAGTCCCTGGTGAATCCGGACGTGCTCGCATCCGCTCAGTTGTGCGCGCGATTGCAGTGACTCCCGGTGACCTTGTAGATGCCCGAAGGTGAAGACGGATCCCATTTTCAACCACGGATGGACCCAGCGCGGCAAGCCGCAACCAAAACCGTTACAACGTTAAATCGTTAAATAGGTTAAATCGGTTGAATGGGAAATTTGTGCAAGCCGCGGAGACTTTTATGGATAGCAGTACGGATGGACACGGATTTGAATTGCTCCTTATCCGGGTTAATCCGTGTGAATCCGTGGTTAAATTTCAAATCTCTTTGGCCAGTGTTGGTTAGCGGTTGAAAGACTTCGAAGATGAAACAAAACCATGTCCGCGCAAAATTGAAACGCGGCGAACCGAGCGTCGGCACCTGGCTGACGGTGCCTTCGCCCGTGACCGCGCAATTGATGGCGAGAACCGGCTTTGACTGGCTCACCATTGAGATGGAGCACACGCCGTTCTCAATGGAAACGGCTGCGGAATGTTTCGCGATCATCGCGGCATCAGGGCCCGCCCCCTTCGCGCGCGTCCCGCTGAACAACGTCCAGAATATCAAACGCGTGCTCGACACCGGCGCCTGGGGCATCGTCGTGCCGTTGGTCAACAGCCGCGCCGAAGCCGAGGCCGCGGTCAATGCCGCGCGCTACGCGCCGCTCGGCCAGCGCACCATCGGCGGCCAGCTTCACGCGGTGAATTTCGACACCGACCCCGCCACTTATTACGACCGCGCCAACGATGAAATCCTGGTGGTCGTGATGGCCGAACAGATTCAAGCCGTCGAAGCAGCGGACGAAATCCTGAGCGTGCCCGGCATCGATGTCGTGTTCATCGGGCCGAACGACCTCCACAAATCCATGGGCAAAAAACCGGTGTTCGACAGCGACAGCAAAGAGTACGTCGAGGCCGTGCAGCACATCCTCAAGACCGCGAAAAAGCACGGAGTGGCTCCCGGAATTCACGTGCTGGACGCGCCCACGGCCAAACGGCGGCTGGATGAGGGCTTTCAATTTGTCGCCGTGGCCAGCGAATCGGGATTGATGCTCGCGAAAGCGCGAGAAGTCGCCAGCGCGCTCGGCATCGGCGCCGGCAAAGTCGTGGCAAAATACTGAGACAAGATTCGAGATGTCGCTGATGATTAATCCCACCCCTGCGCCCTTCCCAGGAGGGGAGGCGTCGTTGCGTTGGTCCCCTCCTGGGAGCGGAAGGGGTGGGTCTTTTCCCAGTCAAAACACATTTGCGTGAACGCAAGAATGAAAATTGTTGTCCTGGATGGATTCACTCTCAACCCCGGCGATCTGAGCTGGGACAAACTCAATAAGCTCGGAAAGTGCGAAGTTCACGACCGCACGCCGGCAGACCAAACCGTCGCCCGCGCCGCCGATGCCGAAGTTGTCCTCACCAACAAAACCGTGCTTGGCCGCGATGAAATCGCCCGGCTCCCGAAACTCAAATACATCGGCGTACTGGCGACTGGTTACAATGTGGTCGATGTCGCGGCGGCGCGAGAACGCAACATCCCGGTCACGAACATTCCGACTTATGGCACGCGATCCGTGGCCCAGATGACTTTCGCGCTCTTGCTGGAACTGACTCAGCACGTCGCGCATCACGCGCAAACCGTTCGCGAGGGCCGCTGGAGCAAAAACCC
This window encodes:
- a CDS encoding hydroxyacid dehydrogenase — its product is MSWKVLITARTFKDVGGPAMDALKSAGCDVVVPPRFGPFPEPELLPLLEGVDAVLCSPDQYSDSALRSPQAARLKIISRWGVGYDSIDIAAATRQGIAVAYVPGLLNETVADYTFAMLLALARRVHEGHAWMAKGDWKLFWGSDVSGKALGIIGCGRIGQAVARRAAGFNLKLLGYDLVQMPEAEKLGIRMVSLDTLLAESDFVTLHAALTPQSRGLIGEAQLRKMQKSAFLINAGRGALIDEAALVRALQEGWIAGAALDTFAKEPLPSDHPLRFAPNVLLTPHLASFARENGMRVSLAAAQAILDLMNGKRPQSLVNPDVLASAQLCARLQ
- a CDS encoding 2-dehydro-3-deoxyglucarate aldolase codes for the protein MKQNHVRAKLKRGEPSVGTWLTVPSPVTAQLMARTGFDWLTIEMEHTPFSMETAAECFAIIAASGPAPFARVPLNNVQNIKRVLDTGAWGIVVPLVNSRAEAEAAVNAARYAPLGQRTIGGQLHAVNFDTDPATYYDRANDEILVVVMAEQIQAVEAADEILSVPGIDVVFIGPNDLHKSMGKKPVFDSDSKEYVEAVQHILKTAKKHGVAPGIHVLDAPTAKRRLDEGFQFVAVASESGLMLAKAREVASALGIGAGKVVAKY